One segment of Mycobacterium spongiae DNA contains the following:
- a CDS encoding ATP-binding cassette domain-containing protein: protein MREGDNAVVVRGIRKRFGDVVALDDVNFDVGAGEVIGLLGPNGAGKTTMVDILSTLTKPDHGFATVAGHDVVSQPAGVRRAIMVTGQHVAVDDMLSGEQNLVMFGRLYGLSKADARRRARELLAQFDLADAAKRRVSTYSGGMRRKIDIACGLVVRPQVAFLDEPTTGLDPRSRQAIWDLVGNFKKFGIATLLTTQYLEEADALSDRIILIDRGTVIAEGTADELKHSAGDTFCEIVPRDVNDLHAVVEALGSLLPEQHRAMLTPESDRIIMPAPDGTSTLIEAARQLNTANIELADIALRRPSLDDVFLSMTADPSGSRAPGHLSGVMQ from the coding sequence ATGCGCGAGGGCGACAACGCTGTAGTAGTTCGTGGAATTCGCAAGAGATTCGGCGATGTTGTGGCTTTGGATGACGTCAATTTCGACGTCGGCGCCGGTGAGGTGATCGGTCTGCTTGGCCCGAATGGCGCGGGGAAAACGACCATGGTCGACATCCTGTCCACGCTGACCAAACCGGATCACGGCTTCGCGACCGTCGCCGGCCATGACGTCGTTTCCCAACCGGCCGGTGTGCGCCGCGCGATCATGGTCACCGGGCAGCACGTGGCCGTCGACGACATGCTCTCCGGCGAACAGAACCTGGTGATGTTCGGTCGCCTGTACGGGCTGAGCAAAGCAGATGCGCGCCGCCGGGCGCGGGAACTGCTGGCGCAGTTCGACCTTGCGGATGCCGCGAAGCGGCGCGTGAGCACATATTCGGGAGGCATGCGCCGAAAAATAGACATCGCCTGCGGATTGGTGGTCCGGCCCCAGGTCGCGTTCCTGGATGAGCCCACAACGGGCCTGGACCCCCGCAGTAGGCAGGCGATTTGGGATCTGGTCGGCAATTTCAAGAAGTTCGGCATCGCCACGCTGCTGACCACCCAATACCTCGAGGAGGCCGATGCGCTCAGTGACCGGATCATCTTGATCGATCGCGGCACGGTCATCGCCGAAGGCACCGCGGATGAACTCAAGCACAGCGCAGGCGACACCTTCTGCGAAATAGTGCCGCGCGATGTCAACGACCTCCACGCTGTTGTCGAGGCACTGGGTTCGCTCTTGCCCGAACAACATAGGGCCATGCTGACGCCCGAGTCAGACCGGATCATCATGCCGGCACCCGATGGCACGAGCACGCTGATCGAAGCGGCGCGGCAGCTCAACACCGCGAACATCGAACTCGCCGACATCGCGCTCCGCAGGCCGTCGCTCGACGACGTATTCCTTTCCATGACGGCCGATCCCAGCGGGTCCCGGGCGCCGGGCCACCTTTCCGGGGTGATGCAATGA
- a CDS encoding ABC transporter permease: MSPQALAPALGNTDERPRTSMFGQWWVLTVRVITPALRNGELITLIGGAVGFTAAFYIPFSKPWSHYVVGANSGIASSLGQYITPLIAMQAVALAAISAAFRAATDTLDGVNRRFGSMPIAPLTPVLARTSASVYRCCIALAVSLICGHVIGFRFYHGAGYIAGFCLLVILVGALLSFGADLIGTASGNPDAMLPLLSLPVLIFGLLSVGVQPIKLFPRWIQPVVRNQPISQIVEVLRALAGDTNPRIGSVTWSTVAPTVAWGLGFVVFLVPLAILVLSKRQR, translated from the coding sequence ATGAGCCCTCAAGCATTGGCGCCGGCCCTGGGCAACACCGACGAGAGGCCCCGCACGTCGATGTTCGGACAATGGTGGGTACTCACCGTGCGTGTCATCACTCCGGCTCTGCGCAACGGCGAGCTCATCACCCTGATCGGCGGGGCGGTGGGCTTCACGGCGGCCTTCTATATCCCGTTCTCCAAACCGTGGAGCCACTACGTCGTCGGTGCCAACAGCGGCATCGCCAGCAGCCTCGGCCAATACATCACGCCGCTCATCGCAATGCAGGCCGTCGCGCTCGCCGCCATCTCCGCCGCATTCCGGGCCGCGACCGATACCCTCGACGGCGTCAACCGCCGCTTCGGGTCCATGCCGATCGCGCCGCTGACCCCGGTGCTTGCGCGTACGTCGGCGAGCGTGTACCGATGCTGCATCGCCCTGGCGGTGTCGCTGATCTGCGGTCACGTGATCGGATTCCGCTTCTACCACGGAGCCGGCTACATCGCCGGCTTTTGCCTATTGGTGATCCTGGTGGGGGCACTACTGTCGTTCGGGGCAGACCTGATCGGCACCGCAAGCGGTAATCCCGACGCCATGCTGCCGCTGCTGAGTCTGCCCGTCCTGATCTTCGGGCTGCTATCCGTGGGCGTCCAACCGATCAAATTGTTTCCTCGGTGGATCCAGCCCGTGGTCCGCAATCAGCCGATCTCCCAGATCGTGGAGGTACTGCGTGCCCTGGCCGGAGATACCAACCCGCGCATCGGGTCCGTGACGTGGTCCACCGTTGCCCCCACAGTGGCGTGGGGGCTGGGGTTTGTCGTGTTTCTGGTGCCGCTAGCCATTCTCGTGTTGTCGAAACGGCAACGATGA
- a CDS encoding type I polyketide synthase, protein MNTNPDSLPDNAIAVVGMAGRFPGANSVSALWDNLRRGKESIVTLSEPELIDAGVGEKTLANPAYVRRAPVVDGIEEFDADFFGFSPQAARMLDPQHRLFLQCAWHTLEDAGADPARFDGSIGVYGTSSPSGYLLHNLLSHRDPNAVLAEGLTFEQFNLFLQNDKDFLATRVSHQLNLRGPSIAVQTACSSSLVAVHLACLSLLSGECDMALAGGVSLNVPHRVGYWNSPGSMVSAVGHCRPFDVRADGTVFGSGVAMVALKTLQAAVDAGDRIHAVIRGSAINNDGSAKMGYAAPSAAAQADVIAEAQAVAGIDSSTVSYVETHGTGTPLGDPIEIEGLRTAFGVSQKTRTAPCVLGSVKSNIGHLEVAAGIAALVKTILCLKNKAIPATLHFTSPNPELRLDQSPFTVRNKYGPWECDGVRRAGVSSFGVGGTNAHVVLEEAPLEAPQEESEAPARRIERQVLLLSARTPAALAESRAALATALSGAPELDLSNVAYTLAGRRQHTVRMAAVVGDTEQAAAILREPEHDNVFVGKGPDSADDAAPDSGGAVFLFPGQGAQHVGMAKGLYDTEPVFAEHFDACAEGFREELDLDLHAAVFSGTAGDLERIDRSQPALFTVEYALAKLVETFGVQPGAYIGYSTGEYIAATLAGIFDLATAIKTVSLRARLMHESPAGAMVAVAVSPDEIAAHLAEHVFEGVELSAVNDPGNCVVAGPDDGLRAFTKHLRHHEIPVRRVRATHAFHTSSMDPMLAEFHEFLSRQELRAPHKPLLSNLTGTWMSAEQATDPDSWTRQIKSTIRFSDELDVLLSDPARILVEVGPGGSLTGSAIRHPKWSTGHRAVRLMRHPVQNVDDRDTFLRGLGELWSAGIDVDWSPLRPEQPRVVSLPGYPFERQRHWVEPNLNLVAHLPAGTNGSPVAAGSGSGAGSPTGVSNVEAVRNGRSQTEATLQRIWQQCLGVTAVDRNANFFELGGDSLIAISIAMTAANEGLIITPQDLYEYPTLASLTTAVDAAFAASGLTKPPEAQANPVVGPNVSYFLERGLRETGRWRVPLIFRLEPTVGAEDIRAVLTAVINHHDALRLNLVEREGIWEQHIGPPAEFTQLVTRSLPEEATDEQAAASDTLAEFIAEHGASNAALTAVHITAAPGGAHYLGLGLHETVADSSSSQIVATDIITAFGQQLAGQEITLESVATGWRDWSLRYATLATHPAALDTRKFWVDNASKTSLWLAEAAPNAERSPSPAADDLTRLSSALGVDQTSELDDARRRFRRSIQEILLAALGRTIARTVGEGVIAVELEGEGRSVLRPDVDVRRTVGWFTTYYPVPLACSKQRGAAAIEQLTAVHDTVKSVPHYGAGYGLLRYVYAATGRVFGAQRPPDIHFRYAGMIPELPSADAGAAAPAQLASDIAMPVREAIPGLGHAIELRAYRCGGVLHLDWWYDTRRIAGETAQALMDSFPLALSELIQDGIAAQQDDSDDVGATEAGALVDLSTLDAS, encoded by the coding sequence GTGAACACCAACCCAGATTCGTTGCCTGACAACGCAATCGCCGTTGTCGGCATGGCCGGCCGATTCCCGGGCGCCAACTCCGTATCGGCGCTGTGGGACAATCTCCGGCGCGGCAAGGAGTCGATCGTCACCCTGTCGGAACCCGAGCTGATCGATGCCGGGGTCGGCGAGAAAACGCTGGCGAACCCCGCCTACGTGCGGCGAGCACCGGTTGTCGACGGCATCGAGGAGTTTGACGCGGACTTTTTCGGCTTTTCTCCGCAGGCCGCTCGGATGCTCGATCCGCAACATCGGCTATTCCTGCAGTGCGCGTGGCATACGTTGGAGGACGCGGGCGCTGACCCCGCGCGGTTCGACGGCTCCATCGGCGTCTATGGAACCAGCTCTCCCAGCGGCTATCTCTTGCACAACCTGCTGTCGCACCGCGACCCCAACGCCGTCCTGGCCGAGGGACTCACCTTCGAACAGTTCAACTTGTTTCTGCAGAACGACAAGGATTTCCTGGCGACGCGGGTATCTCACCAGCTCAATCTGCGGGGTCCGAGCATCGCGGTCCAAACCGCGTGCTCGTCGTCGCTGGTCGCGGTCCACCTCGCCTGCCTGAGCCTGCTCAGCGGCGAATGCGACATGGCGCTGGCAGGCGGGGTGTCGTTGAACGTCCCCCACCGCGTTGGTTACTGGAACTCGCCGGGATCCATGGTCTCGGCAGTCGGGCACTGCCGGCCCTTCGACGTGCGAGCCGACGGTACCGTCTTCGGCAGCGGCGTCGCGATGGTGGCCCTCAAGACCCTGCAGGCGGCCGTCGACGCCGGGGACCGCATCCACGCCGTCATCCGCGGGTCGGCGATCAACAACGACGGCTCGGCCAAGATGGGATATGCGGCGCCAAGTGCGGCCGCTCAGGCCGATGTCATCGCCGAGGCACAGGCCGTCGCGGGCATCGACTCGTCGACCGTGAGCTATGTCGAGACCCACGGAACCGGCACCCCGCTGGGTGACCCGATCGAAATCGAAGGGCTCCGTACGGCATTCGGCGTGTCACAGAAGACCCGCACGGCTCCCTGTGTGCTCGGCTCGGTCAAGTCGAACATCGGCCACCTGGAAGTCGCCGCGGGAATCGCAGCTCTGGTCAAGACGATCTTGTGCCTGAAGAACAAGGCCATTCCGGCCACGCTGCACTTCACCAGTCCCAACCCCGAACTGCGTCTCGATCAAAGTCCGTTCACCGTGAGAAACAAGTACGGACCATGGGAATGCGACGGAGTCCGTCGCGCCGGAGTCAGCTCGTTCGGGGTCGGCGGTACCAACGCCCACGTCGTCTTAGAGGAAGCCCCACTAGAAGCACCTCAAGAAGAATCCGAAGCTCCAGCACGTCGGATCGAACGCCAGGTTCTCCTGTTGTCAGCAAGAACACCTGCGGCGCTGGCCGAATCGCGAGCCGCGTTGGCTACTGCACTGTCCGGCGCGCCGGAGCTGGATCTGTCCAACGTTGCCTACACTCTCGCCGGGCGCCGCCAGCACACCGTCCGGATGGCGGCCGTCGTCGGCGACACCGAGCAGGCAGCTGCGATTTTGCGGGAGCCCGAGCACGACAACGTTTTCGTCGGCAAAGGCCCGGATAGCGCGGACGACGCTGCCCCTGACTCCGGCGGCGCCGTTTTCTTGTTTCCCGGTCAGGGCGCTCAACACGTCGGCATGGCCAAAGGGCTTTACGACACCGAGCCGGTTTTCGCCGAGCACTTCGACGCCTGCGCCGAGGGATTCCGTGAAGAGCTGGATCTCGATCTGCATGCCGCCGTGTTCAGCGGTACCGCTGGCGATTTGGAGCGTATTGACCGTTCGCAGCCCGCCCTGTTCACGGTGGAGTACGCGCTCGCGAAGTTGGTGGAAACCTTTGGTGTGCAACCCGGGGCGTACATCGGCTACAGCACCGGCGAATACATCGCGGCCACGTTGGCGGGAATCTTCGATCTTGCGACAGCAATCAAAACAGTATCGTTGCGCGCCCGTCTGATGCACGAGTCGCCCGCGGGCGCCATGGTTGCAGTGGCGGTGAGCCCCGACGAGATCGCCGCGCACTTGGCCGAGCACGTCTTTGAGGGAGTCGAACTCTCAGCAGTGAACGATCCCGGTAACTGCGTGGTCGCCGGACCCGACGACGGACTACGCGCATTCACCAAACACCTTCGCCACCATGAGATACCGGTTCGACGGGTGCGTGCGACCCATGCGTTTCACACGAGCTCGATGGATCCGATGCTGGCAGAATTCCACGAGTTCCTGTCGCGTCAGGAGCTGCGCGCTCCGCACAAACCGTTGCTGAGCAACCTCACCGGAACGTGGATGTCCGCCGAGCAGGCAACAGACCCGGACAGCTGGACGCGTCAAATCAAATCGACGATCAGGTTCTCCGATGAACTCGATGTGCTGCTGAGCGATCCGGCTCGGATCCTGGTCGAGGTCGGTCCGGGCGGGAGCCTGACTGGCTCGGCGATCCGCCACCCCAAGTGGTCGACCGGGCACCGCGCGGTTCGTCTCATGCGCCACCCCGTTCAGAACGTCGACGACCGCGACACTTTCCTTCGCGGCCTCGGCGAACTCTGGTCAGCCGGAATCGACGTTGACTGGTCGCCGCTGCGACCCGAACAGCCGCGCGTCGTTTCGCTACCCGGGTATCCATTTGAGCGCCAGCGGCATTGGGTCGAACCCAATCTCAACCTGGTGGCGCACCTGCCGGCCGGAACCAACGGCTCGCCGGTAGCCGCAGGGTCGGGTTCCGGCGCTGGCTCACCGACAGGGGTCTCCAACGTCGAGGCGGTGCGCAACGGTAGGTCACAAACCGAGGCCACGTTGCAGCGCATCTGGCAGCAGTGCCTGGGTGTCACCGCGGTCGATCGGAACGCAAATTTCTTTGAACTCGGTGGCGATTCCCTGATAGCCATCAGCATCGCCATGACCGCCGCCAACGAGGGCCTGATCATCACACCGCAGGATCTGTACGAATACCCGACCTTAGCCTCGCTGACCACCGCCGTCGATGCCGCGTTCGCCGCGAGTGGATTGACAAAACCTCCTGAGGCGCAGGCTAACCCGGTCGTTGGACCGAACGTCTCGTACTTCCTTGAACGAGGGTTGCGCGAGACGGGCCGCTGGCGCGTCCCGTTGATCTTTCGCCTGGAGCCCACCGTGGGCGCCGAAGACATTCGGGCGGTGCTGACCGCGGTGATAAACCACCACGACGCATTGCGCCTCAACCTCGTCGAGCGCGAGGGAATATGGGAGCAGCACATCGGACCACCAGCGGAATTCACCCAGCTGGTGACCCGGTCGCTTCCCGAGGAAGCAACCGACGAACAGGCTGCGGCATCAGACACCCTGGCTGAGTTTATTGCCGAGCACGGTGCCTCGAACGCGGCGCTGACTGCCGTGCACATCACGGCCGCTCCTGGCGGTGCGCACTACCTGGGTCTTGGCCTGCACGAAACGGTCGCCGACAGCTCATCGAGCCAGATCGTGGCGACAGACATCATCACCGCGTTCGGGCAACAGCTGGCGGGCCAGGAAATCACACTGGAATCGGTCGCCACCGGATGGCGAGACTGGTCACTGCGATACGCGACCCTCGCGACACATCCGGCGGCTCTGGATACTCGCAAGTTCTGGGTCGACAACGCAAGCAAGACAAGTCTCTGGCTGGCCGAGGCCGCTCCCAACGCAGAGAGGTCCCCATCCCCCGCCGCCGACGATCTGACTCGGCTGTCGAGCGCCCTGGGCGTTGATCAGACATCCGAGCTCGACGACGCTCGGCGCAGATTCCGACGGTCGATTCAAGAGATCCTGCTTGCCGCGCTGGGACGAACGATCGCCCGGACGGTCGGCGAGGGCGTGATCGCTGTGGAACTCGAGGGCGAGGGGCGCTCGGTGCTGCGACCGGATGTCGACGTGCGCAGAACTGTCGGCTGGTTCACGACGTACTACCCGGTTCCGCTCGCGTGCTCGAAACAGCGAGGCGCCGCTGCGATTGAACAGCTCACGGCGGTTCATGACACCGTCAAGTCCGTTCCGCACTATGGCGCCGGATACGGGCTGCTGCGGTATGTCTACGCCGCGACGGGTCGGGTTTTCGGTGCGCAACGCCCACCCGACATCCACTTCCGGTATGCCGGCATGATCCCGGAGCTGCCATCCGCTGATGCGGGTGCGGCCGCGCCGGCACAGTTGGCGTCCGACATCGCCATGCCGGTGCGCGAAGCGATCCCCGGGCTGGGACATGCCATCGAACTGCGGGCTTATCGGTGTGGCGGCGTGCTGCATCTCGACTGGTGGTACGACACCCGGCGGATCGCGGGCGAGACCGCACAAGCGCTCATGGATAGCTTCCCGCTCGCGCTGAGCGAGTTGATCCAGGACGGCATCGCGGCGCAGCAGGACGACAGCGACGACGTCGGCGCCACCGAAGCTGGCGCTCTGGTGGACCTGTCGACCCTCGACGCGTCGTGA
- a CDS encoding ABC transporter permease, with translation MTATIQEAGLRQVRWQHPENSLRLLVPQTLVLTRRILTRWGRDVVTVVESLVLPILFLLTMNIVFSRIAYVATGQSAIYSIVPLIALGGGISGSAFVAIDLIRERSSGLLSRLWVLPVHRASSLLARVVAEAIRILITTLLMLGAGIMLGFRFQQGLVPSIVWVAVPVILSMAFATLVTTVALYTTNIIIVEAVEVVQVVAIFFSTGLLPVDQYPGWIQPIVAHQPVSYAVETMRGLSLGGPVAAPMIATLLWTAGIAAACAIPLALGYRRACMH, from the coding sequence ATGACTGCGACGATTCAAGAAGCCGGGCTTCGTCAGGTGCGCTGGCAACACCCGGAGAATTCGCTACGACTGCTGGTTCCGCAAACTCTCGTGCTCACCAGGCGCATCCTGACTCGGTGGGGGCGTGACGTCGTTACCGTCGTCGAATCCCTTGTGCTACCGATTCTGTTCCTACTGACGATGAATATCGTGTTCTCGCGGATCGCCTACGTCGCGACCGGGCAGAGTGCGATATACAGCATCGTGCCGTTGATCGCTCTCGGCGGTGGGATCAGTGGATCGGCGTTCGTCGCGATCGACCTGATCCGCGAACGCTCCAGCGGCCTGCTTTCCCGGCTTTGGGTGCTGCCCGTGCACCGGGCATCGAGCTTGCTCGCCCGAGTCGTCGCCGAGGCGATACGGATATTGATCACCACACTGCTGATGCTGGGCGCTGGAATCATGTTGGGTTTCCGGTTTCAGCAGGGCCTCGTCCCCAGCATCGTGTGGGTTGCTGTTCCGGTGATCCTGAGCATGGCATTCGCCACACTGGTCACGACCGTCGCGTTGTACACGACGAATATCATCATCGTTGAGGCGGTTGAGGTTGTGCAAGTGGTCGCGATTTTCTTTTCCACCGGGCTCCTTCCGGTGGACCAATATCCGGGCTGGATTCAGCCCATCGTCGCGCATCAGCCAGTGAGCTATGCCGTCGAGACCATGCGCGGATTGTCGTTGGGCGGGCCGGTCGCGGCACCGATGATCGCA